From the Ignavibacteria bacterium genome, the window TTCGATCCGTCGGGCTTGATGAGATTGACGTTGTCGCCAACCTTCACCGAACCCTCGATGATCCGTCCAACGGCGATACGACCAACATAGTCTGACCAGGCAAGTGCGCTGATGACCATGGCGAACGGCACATCCATGTCCACCTTGGGAGGCGGAATGTGCTTGATGATCGAATCAAAGAGTGGATCCAGAGATACAGCTTCTTCTTCCATCGTAAGCTTGGCTACACCGAGCTTGCCGATCGCATAGATGATCGGGAAGTCGAGCTGCTCATACGTAGCGCCCAGATTGATGAAGAGCTCCATGATCTCATCAAGAACTTCAGCCGGACGTGCGTCCTGGCGATCGATCTTGTTGATCACGATGATCGGCTTCAATCCCATGTCCAGGGCCTTGCGCAACACGAAACGTGTCTGCGGAAGCGGACCTTCGGCTGCATCAACGAGAAGGAGCACGCCATCCACCATCGAGAGGATGCGTTCTACTTCACCGCCAAAGTCCGAGTGGCCCGGAGTGTCGACCACGTTGATCTTATAGCCATTCCAATGCACGGATGCATTCTTGGCCATGATCGTGATGCCCTTTTCGCGCTCCAGGTCGTTCGAGTCCATGACCCGTTCGGCAACCACCTGGTTATCGCGGAACGTTCCGCTTTGGCGAAGCATGTGATCCACGAGCGTTGTTTTGCCGTGGTCAACGTGAGCAATGATTGCAATGTTGCGATAGTCCGACCGGTTCTGAAGAGCCATATCCTTGTCTGCATTGGGGTTAGTGCGAACTACAAAGATACGAAAAGGAGGCTGTGGTGGCACTCCGTCGTATATTTAAGGCTGTTCTTCACCTCTTACGGATCACGAACACGAATCGTCTCCTTCGCTCGCTCCTCATGGTGCTTGCAGCCGTCTCTCTCACCTCGTGCGGTACCTATACGGAACTGATCGGGACATGGACAAAGCCGGAATACATGAATAAGGGCTACAAAAAGGTCCTTGTCTTCGCCGTAGGGACAAAATCCCTTGTCAACCAATCTGTTGCAGAACGCGCCGTAGCCACCAGACTTGCAAAGGCCGGGACAATGGCCGTACCAGCAAGTGATGTCTTCCCACAGGCAACCTATGATGCCAACAAGGATGGAAAGATCGATGACCCAACAATTGCCGACAAGTTGGCCGCGAAGCTTAAGAACGATGGATACGAAGCCGTCTTGATCTTTGGAGTGAAGGACATCAAGGAACAACAACGGTATGTTCCGGGCACTGTTACCTACCAGCCAACATCGTATTACAATGGCTGGTCGAATTACTGAACCACAACGTATCAAACCGTTGAAACTCCCGGTTACTACACAACTGATGTAGAGGCATACGTTGAAGCGAACATGTTCGACGTAATGACAAGCGACCTCGTCTGGTCAGCCCAGACCGAGATCCTCAATCCGGGCTCGCTCTCCGATGCTGCAGATTCATTCGCCTCAACCATTGTTCCATCGATCACTAAAAACGGTCTTGTTCTTCAGAAATAATCTTGCCATAAAGGGGCTCACCACTATGACAAAAACACTACTCCTCGGACTTTGTCTTGCAACCGCTTTCCTCGCTACAGCATGCGGTGGTTGGGATGTGAAGACGGATTATGACCCGGACATCACGTTCAGTACGCTCAAGACATACTGGATCTCCGATCACACAAAGATCCCCAACGATATTCTTGCCAAGGAAGAGATCGTTCGCAAGCGGGTTGTTGCTGCCATCGAAGCAGATCTCAATGGCAAAGGATTTACAAAGGCTACAGATGAAGCATCTGCAGACCTCATGGTCCTGACCTACGCCGGCGTAAAGGAAATGGTCAACTACAGCACCGTTGGATACTCTTACGGCGGATATTGGGGATATGGCTCACCTGGCATGTATGGCACGCAGGTGGTTGAGAACCGGTATTCAGAAGGCACACTTCACATCGACATGTTCGATGTGAAGAAGAAGATGCTGGCGTGGAAAGGTCAGGCTTCCGGTGCCCTACAACAAGCACGCAACCCCGAAGAGCGTCAGGCCATCATTCACGAGGTAGTTGGTGCAACGTTGAAGAGCTTCCCGCCGAAGAGTAAGTAACGCTCAGAAGTAATTCGATTCGTCCCGCCACCGCACGATCTTCCAGACGGCATCGGTGGCGGGACGTTCTATTCTGAGGTTCACCCGGCCTTGTGCACGGATAACATCCGTAGGGCTGAGGGTTATCGTAAGGTTGAATCCGCGAGAGATGCTTTGCGCAAGACTGTCGCCCTCGGCAACAACAACGTCGTTCCAAACAAGGTCCAGCTGCTGCGCAGCATAGAAGAGTCCATGCGTTGCAAGCATGTCTTCATCGCGACCCCACGTTACGTCCACTCCCTTATCGTAGTTCCGATACACAAAAGAAAACGTACGATCGAGTAAACGACCGTACGTGAGTGTATCTCTGAAGACGTATGAATACCGGAAGTTCTGAAAAAGTCCTTCCACCGTTCTCTGGTCACCCAAGATCGCCGATGCATCCCCATCAACAGCGATGGAGGGGGCAAAGGGGTTCGTGCATGATGTAATGATGCAGACGAACGCACAGATCGTGGTGAGACGTGCGATCATGCGATCAACATCACCAGAAACGAAGACCGAAGAACATCGCAATACTTGTGAAGAAACAGATTCCGCCGGCCCACCCAAGAACCGCAGCGCGGATCGGTCCGCGAACACTCGTGCCGAGTGCACCCATGATCATTCCAAGGAGCCCCGTGATCACACCGCCAACAACAGGATGCCATCCCATTGTGCGCTGAAGTGCAACGGCACCGCCAATTGCAAGAATGCCAACAACGATGCCAAGGAATCGCGTAGCAATGGTGTCTTCAACACGGTCTTCTTCGTGTGCGTGGTCGTGTGCTGCGTCGTGCGACATAGGAGCCTCCGTGGATCGAATAGTTTGGTGGGAAGTTACGAAGGAAGAAATGACGAAATGACGAAATGACGAAATGACGGTATGACGGTATGACTATATGACGTTATGACTGTATGACGGTTCAATGAAATTGAGGGGCGAATGTTCTTAAAAGAGCAATCTGCGACAAACTGTGTCGAGCGGGCTCAGATACTGTGCCTGGAAGCATTCAATCGGTCCAGATTAGAGTTGTTTGCCCTCGATTTTTTGCCTATTTCGCAAAAACTGGTCAAAAAAAACCCGACCAGAAGTCGGGTAAAGGACACGACGTCCTACAGCTTATTACTAAGCCTTATTGTGTAAAGGCATAGTGCTGATCTTTGAATGCGGAACGAACATACAAGGCAGTTGACATAATTGCAAGGGGCTTTTGTGGGAAAGATTCTTGGACTAGATGTTGGATCGAATTCGCTTGGGTGGGCGATTGTAAACACCGACGAAGATGCCATTACTGGAATGGGGTCGAGAATCTTCACTGCTGGTGTAGATAATCTCAATGGAGAAAATGAAGCATCAAGGAATGCCCAGCGTAGACTCAAGCGTCAAATGCGTCGGCAATACGAAAGAAGTCGGCAACGGAGAAACCAACTGCGGCTATTCCTCATTCGAAATGGACTCCTTCCGACTGAATCTGAGAATTTTGACGTTCTTCTCAAGCGTGATCCGTACCATTTAAGGAAAAAGGGACTTGATGAACGGCTAGAACTTTTTGAGATTGGCCGATGCGTCGATCATATCAACGCTCGTCGAGGATTTCGCTCAAACCGCAAGGCTTCGTCTGATGAAGAAGAGAGTGGTGTTTTGTTTAAGGGAAGCCCAGACGATGATAGGCCGGGAATTGATGCAATAATGGATTCACTTCACCCAGAATTGCGACGGATGAAAAGCTATCTGAAGGTAAAGTCAAGAGTATTGGATGGGCACCCTGATTATTCAAAAGAGTTTCGCACTGCAGGCGAATACCTCGCTGGATTGAATCCGCGAGAGGTCCGCCGGAGGAAACGGTTCTTGTTGCGCGAACATCTAGAGATTGAACTTGATCTCCTTCTAACGAAGCAATCTCAATTCCACAATGAGCTTACGCCAGAGTCAATCGAAACGATCATGAAGCTAGTATTCTGGCAACGACCACTGAAGTCTGTGCGTAAGCTAGTTGGTAACTGCAGGTTTGAGATTGGTAAGAAACGATGCCACAAGAGTCACCCCGAGTTCCAACGTTTCCGACTCCTTCAACAAGTCAATAATCTTGAAGTCTATGGTCCAGGTCGGGTTCTCGACGACGACAGAAAGCTTACGGCCATGGAACGTTCGGCACTTCTCACCTACTTGACGGAAGAGAAGAGCATCGATACTACGAAGCCACGGAACGTACTTTACAAGCTACTCGGATTGTCAACGAAGGCCGAGTATCGATTCAATCTAGAACGACTCGACGCATGCAGCACTGTTGCAAAATTCACGGACGTCTTTGGCCCAGATCGAGTGGCTATGATGTCTCAAGGTGAAATGCACAGCATTTGGAATGTCTTTAACCTCGCGGAAGACGCAGAGTGGCTTGAGGAGTATGCGAAGAAGACTTGGCAACTGACCCATGATCAAGCGGTCAAGGCATCAAAACTTCGTCTAGAGGAAAGTTATGGTTCACTTTGCTTAAAGGCAGTTCGAAGAATATTGCCGCACCTAGAAAATGGCATGTTGTACCACGAGGCATGTGGGCTCGCGGGCTACAATCATTCGCAGCCCGACGGAGAAATTGTGATCTCTGATGTAGTTCCGGCACTCTCAAGCGCGGATATTCGAAACCCAATTGTCCAGACATCGTTCGCAGAAATGCGCAAGGTTGTGAATCTGCTGATCAAACGCCACGGACCGTTCGATTCCGTTCGAGTTGAACTCGCAAGAGAGCTGAAGAAGCCGAAAATCGAACGAGTGAAGATCGAGAAGAGGAATAAGGGTTTTCGAGACGAGAACGAACAGATTCGCCAGAAGCTTCGATTAGAGTTTGGAGTAGACTCGCCCAAACGTGCTGATATAGAGCGATACAAACTTTGGGAAGAGCAAAACCATAGGTGTATTTACACGGGCAACGCGATCTCACAAGACATGCTATTCAACGGGCCCGTTGACATAGACCATATCATGCCATATAGCCGCACATTGGATGATTCGAGAAACAACAAGGTCCTTTGTTTGCGTAGCATAAACCTTGCGAAGAAGAACATGTCGCCGTCTGAGGCATGCGATGCAGGTGTTCTCAACCGTAATGAACTACGAGAAAGGGTTGATGCGCTCGTGCGAGCGAACAAGATCAACAAATCAAAGAGCGTTCGATTCTTCATGTCAACCGAAGACATGCAGAAACTCTACGGAGAAGACTTCTTATTGCGCCAACTCAATGACACTCGATACATAGGCCGTCTCACAGCCAAGTATCTTAGGTACATCTGCGAGGACGTTGTCGTGTCAAATGGCATGCTTACCTCCGCTCTACGCAGGCGTTGGGGTCTCGATGCCGTTCTCCCAGATCTCGCGGCTGTTGGCAGAGCCTGGCTCGA encodes:
- a CDS encoding DUF4136 domain-containing protein, with the translated sequence MTKTLLLGLCLATAFLATACGGWDVKTDYDPDITFSTLKTYWISDHTKIPNDILAKEEIVRKRVVAAIEADLNGKGFTKATDEASADLMVLTYAGVKEMVNYSTVGYSYGGYWGYGSPGMYGTQVVENRYSEGTLHIDMFDVKKKMLAWKGQASGALQQARNPEERQAIIHEVVGATLKSFPPKSK
- the cas9 gene encoding type II CRISPR RNA-guided endonuclease Cas9 (Cas9, originally named Csn1, is the large, multifunctional signature protein of type II CRISPR/Cas systems. It is well known even to general audiences because its RNA-guided endonuclease activity has made it a popular tool for custom editing of eukaryotic genomes.), with protein sequence MGKILGLDVGSNSLGWAIVNTDEDAITGMGSRIFTAGVDNLNGENEASRNAQRRLKRQMRRQYERSRQRRNQLRLFLIRNGLLPTESENFDVLLKRDPYHLRKKGLDERLELFEIGRCVDHINARRGFRSNRKASSDEEESGVLFKGSPDDDRPGIDAIMDSLHPELRRMKSYLKVKSRVLDGHPDYSKEFRTAGEYLAGLNPREVRRRKRFLLREHLEIELDLLLTKQSQFHNELTPESIETIMKLVFWQRPLKSVRKLVGNCRFEIGKKRCHKSHPEFQRFRLLQQVNNLEVYGPGRVLDDDRKLTAMERSALLTYLTEEKSIDTTKPRNVLYKLLGLSTKAEYRFNLERLDACSTVAKFTDVFGPDRVAMMSQGEMHSIWNVFNLAEDAEWLEEYAKKTWQLTHDQAVKASKLRLEESYGSLCLKAVRRILPHLENGMLYHEACGLAGYNHSQPDGEIVISDVVPALSSADIRNPIVQTSFAEMRKVVNLLIKRHGPFDSVRVELARELKKPKIERVKIEKRNKGFRDENEQIRQKLRLEFGVDSPKRADIERYKLWEEQNHRCIYTGNAISQDMLFNGPVDIDHIMPYSRTLDDSRNNKVLCLRSINLAKKNMSPSEACDAGVLNRNELRERVDALVRANKINKSKSVRFFMSTEDMQKLYGEDFLLRQLNDTRYIGRLTAKYLRYICEDVVVSNGMLTSALRRRWGLDAVLPDLAAVGRAWLDAEAHSAGTKSRADHRHHAIDALVVALTDRGLLSKVAQLNARGLGADLEKHYADGRIRLPEEPLPGLKAMATRCIDNVIVSHRVNRKRRGQLHEETIYGIAHDDHGVPLTNEKGIPLYVVRKPIESLTASMIMDVVDPVIKGILLERLTVLGIDVSTKFAVPKTAFMEPVYMTTLNGSRGPRIKRVRIYKAASNMVLLRDHGVYVEPGSNDRIILGVVVDGGGSRPRQVLSLLEATDASTKISVDRPFYTYRINELYCTSIPSPSESIEVCNVYKVQSVTSDAGGRIKFRHHAAAIDKLPGAEFRLAANKVTGQKMKVDEIGQVSW